The Chloroflexota bacterium genome has a segment encoding these proteins:
- a CDS encoding response regulator codes for MGDISRSEFIDYVRDALTHLYDPVHLQSHPLAGYLDGVPDADRVTRAQKLRRLLIEAIEQLSPVDATSTSPDASCGYSALCYRYIDGLGPEEIAGILAISPRQVYRKLREGVEAVAAVLWDRLQIDDRTESAESRVVTPTDRRTLAQATVEQLNARAHPEVLDIHDVLKGILSDLKPYCDQLGARIVLSDPSESLPVYADRTMLRQALINLLTSGLDQTGQRSLLIHIERRLGQLHLTLSRKPGTGRGVPISREAKREGIGWDVALQLLRRQGGQVTCQEDPWRVEIRMPLAGPHHVLVIDDMPDIINLFQRFTSQYAIEVIGAGTAVEAFEVLQQITPSLILLDVMLPRQDGWEILQQLKTNPATAQIPVVICSILNEPGLATALGADGYLRKPVSQEALRLELSLWLPLTPASGVTPS; via the coding sequence ATGGGGGATATCAGCCGGAGCGAATTCATCGATTACGTGAGGGATGCCCTTACGCACTTGTACGACCCCGTCCATTTGCAGAGCCATCCTCTGGCCGGATACCTGGACGGCGTCCCCGACGCGGACAGGGTGACCCGCGCGCAAAAACTGCGGCGCCTCCTGATCGAGGCGATTGAGCAGCTCAGCCCGGTCGACGCCACATCTACCTCACCTGACGCCAGCTGCGGCTATAGCGCCCTGTGCTATCGCTATATCGATGGGCTTGGCCCGGAGGAGATCGCGGGGATCCTGGCCATCAGCCCTCGCCAGGTCTATCGGAAATTGCGTGAAGGGGTCGAGGCCGTCGCCGCGGTGCTCTGGGATCGACTCCAGATAGACGACCGCACAGAATCTGCAGAGTCTCGCGTCGTCACCCCTACGGATCGCCGCACCCTGGCCCAGGCGACCGTGGAACAGCTCAACGCTCGCGCCCACCCGGAGGTCCTGGATATCCACGACGTGTTGAAGGGGATCCTGAGCGATCTGAAGCCCTATTGTGACCAGCTCGGCGCGAGGATCGTCCTGTCCGACCCCTCCGAGTCCCTGCCCGTCTACGCCGACCGGACCATGCTACGACAGGCGCTCATCAATCTGCTCACCAGCGGACTTGACCAGACGGGGCAGCGGTCTCTCTTGATCCACATCGAGCGGCGGCTTGGGCAGCTGCATCTGACACTGAGCCGGAAGCCGGGGACGGGGCGAGGCGTTCCCATCTCCAGAGAGGCCAAGCGCGAGGGGATCGGCTGGGATGTCGCCCTCCAGCTGCTCCGCAGGCAGGGAGGGCAGGTCACCTGTCAGGAGGATCCGTGGCGGGTTGAGATCCGGATGCCGCTGGCTGGGCCACATCACGTCTTGGTCATCGATGATATGCCGGATATCATCAACCTGTTTCAGCGGTTCACGAGTCAGTATGCCATTGAGGTCATCGGGGCGGGGACGGCTGTCGAGGCTTTCGAGGTGCTTCAGCAGATCACTCCCTCGTTGATCCTGCTCGACGTGATGCTTCCTCGCCAGGACGGCTGGGAGATATTGCAGCAATTGAAGACGAATCCAGCCACTGCGCAGATCCCGGTGGTGATCTGCTCCATCCTCAACGAGCCCGGCCTGGCCACGGCGCTGGGGGCGGATGGCTATCTGCGCAAGCCGGTCAGCCAGGAGGCACTGCGGCTGGAGCTTTCTCTCTGGTTACCTCTGACTCCGGCGTCGGGCGTAACGCCGTCGTGA